One stretch of Zingiber officinale cultivar Zhangliang chromosome 6B, Zo_v1.1, whole genome shotgun sequence DNA includes these proteins:
- the LOC121992756 gene encoding organic cation/carnitine transporter 1-like has protein sequence MDELQELVVQIGAVAQPEAAANAEPPRLELTVEEIIEDHVGSLGFAQLLHVFFVSIAWVFDAQSTLVTIFSDAQPAWRCKASSSSLPACSATTPAGMCGLDRGAWEWVAGSKSSIIAEWDLVCGKRFQAGIPASLFFLGSLLGSAAHGRLADTYIGRKNTVWLSCLLASITAFLTALSPNIWVYTFFRFTNGFARSGVGICCLVLATEVVGRRWRGQVGQYGFFFFTVGFLSLPFMAYPARHSWRVIYKIMSLPPLAYSLLVLPFIAESPRWLAVMGRTQDALLVLEKFAKLNGRKLPPNVSISVPTAASSTAKTESLWSSKWATRRVLFLMAAGFGVGFVYYGVQLNVENLNFNLYFTVGVNALMEIPAIFLGSIFLSFASRRLLFSSSSYVTGAACFLCILFGKNTKSRGSLAQLSIEAIGFMASSMAFDILYVYCVELFPTNVRNFAVSMLRQALMLGAAIAPHLVVLGRLSPAISFVIFGGLSVFSGLVTIWLPETRNAPLCETLEQQEKLEKMNSVPVSDTEGVTA, from the exons ATGGATGAGCTCCAAGAGCTGGTGGTTCAAATCGGAGCAGTAGCCCAGCCTGAAGCGGCGGCCAATGCGGAGCCGCCGAGGCTGGAGCTCACCGTGGAGGAGATCATCGAGGACCACGTCGGCTCCCTGGGCTTCGCGCAACTTCTGCACGTTTTCTTCGTCTCCATCGCGTGGGTGTTCGACGCGCAGAGCACGCTCGTTACCATCTTCAGCGACGCCCAGCCGGCTTGGAGGTGTAAGGCATCGTCCTCATCGCTGCCGGCGTGCTCCGCGACCACGCCGGCGGGGATGTGCGGGCTCGACCGGGGGGCCTGGGAGTGGGTCGCCGGGAGCAAGAGCTCCATCATCGCCGAGTGGGATCTCGTCTGCGGCAAGAGATTTCAAGCTGGGATTCCCGCGTCCCTGTTCTTCCTCGGTTCACTGCTCG GCTCGGCGGCGCATGGCCGGCTGGCGGACACCTACATCGGCCGGAAGAATACGGTGTGGCTATCCTGCCTCCTCGCTTCCATAACGGCGTTCCTAACTGCGCTCTCTCCGAACATCTGGGTCTACACCTTCTTCCGCTTCACCAACGGCTTCGCCCGCTCCGGCGTCGGCATCTGCTGCCTCGTCCTCGCCACCGAAGTAGTCGGCCGGAGATGGCGTGGCCAGGTCGGTCAGTacggcttcttcttcttcacagtCGGCTTCCTCTCCCTCCCGTTCATGGCCTATCCGGCGCGACACTCCTGGCGCGTCATCTACAAGATCATGTCCCTTCCCCCTCTCGCTTACTCCCTCCTCGTCCTCCCCTTCATCGCCGAGTCCCCCCGGTGGCTCGCCGTCATGGGCCGCACTCAGGACGCGCTCCTCGTCCTCGAAAAGTTCGCCAAGCTCAACGGTCGAAAACTACCGCCAAATGTGTCCATCTCCGTTCCCACCGCCGCCAGCAGCACGGCGAAAACAGAGAGCTTGTGGTCGTCAAAATGGGCGACGAGGAGAGTGCTCTTTCTCATGGCCGCCGGCTTCGGCGTCGGATTCGTCTACTACGGCGTCCAGCTCAATGTCGAGAACCTCAACTTCAACCTCTACTTCACTGTCGGCGTCAACGCGCTGATGGAGATCCCCGCCATCTTCCTCGGCAGCATCTTTCTCAGCTTCGCCAGCCGCcgcctcctcttctcctcctcctcctacgtCACCGGCGCCGCCTGCTTCCTCTGCATCCTCTTCGGCAAGAATACCAAATCAAGAGGCAGCTTAGCGCAACTGAGCATCGAGGCCATCGGCTTCATGGCCTCCTCCATGGCCTTCGACATCCTTTACGTCTACTGCGTCGAGCTGTTTCCCACCAACGTAAGGAACTTCGCCGTCTCGATGCTCCGGCAGGCTCTGATGCTAGGCGCGGCCATCGCGCCGCACTTAGTGGTGCTGGGCCGGCTGAGCCCGGCCATCTCTTTCGTCATTTTCGGAGGTCTCTCCGTGTTTAGTGGCCTCGTGACCATTTGGCTGCCGGAGACCCGGAACGCTCCTCTCTGCGAGACATTGGAGCAGCAGGAGAAATTGGAGAAGATGAACTCTGTTCCCGTCTCGGATACGGAAGGAGTGACAGCTTAG